In a genomic window of Salegentibacter salegens:
- the mnmE gene encoding tRNA uridine-5-carboxymethylaminomethyl(34) synthesis GTPase MnmE — MKLNDTIVALATPSGAGAIAIIRVSGPESLAIVSPLFKAKSRKKLEDQPSHTLHLGNLLDGDRTLDEVLISVFKGSKSYTGEETIEISCHGSPYIQQEIIQLMIRKGCRSAEAGEFTMRAFLNGKMDLSQAEAVADLISSENQASHQMALQQMRGGFSNEIHRLRQELLDFASLIELELDFSEEDVEFANRGQFKELVARIQQVLKRLIDSFATGNVLKNGIPVAIVGEPNVGKSTLLNSLLNEERAIVSEVAGTTRDSIEDEMSIGGVGFRFIDTAGIRETEDVVESIGIKRTFEKISQAQVVVYLLNAEKFKAQSSKFKVEIKKIHNQFPQKPLVVIANKVDQLTEKEKENLFENLNELEGASLQLISAKTGEGVEELKSKLLEFVNTGALRNNNTIVTNSRHYNALLKALEEINKVEEGLNSDLSGDLLAIDIREALEYFGEITGQVTNDELLGNIFSNFCIGK; from the coding sequence ATGAAATTAAACGATACTATTGTAGCGCTTGCCACGCCTTCTGGAGCGGGTGCTATTGCCATTATTAGGGTTTCCGGCCCCGAATCTCTTGCTATTGTTTCGCCACTTTTTAAAGCAAAAAGCAGGAAAAAACTTGAAGACCAGCCCAGTCATACCTTGCATTTGGGAAATTTATTGGATGGTGATCGTACTTTAGATGAGGTTTTAATTTCAGTATTTAAAGGTTCGAAATCCTATACCGGGGAAGAAACTATCGAAATTTCCTGTCACGGGAGTCCATATATTCAGCAGGAGATTATTCAGTTAATGATTAGAAAAGGTTGTCGCTCTGCTGAAGCCGGGGAATTTACAATGCGTGCTTTTCTTAACGGAAAAATGGATCTTAGTCAGGCAGAGGCCGTAGCCGATCTAATTTCTTCTGAAAATCAGGCCTCTCACCAAATGGCACTGCAACAAATGCGCGGCGGATTTTCTAATGAAATTCATCGGTTACGCCAGGAGTTATTAGATTTTGCTTCTTTAATTGAATTAGAATTAGATTTTTCCGAAGAAGATGTGGAGTTCGCTAATCGCGGTCAATTTAAAGAACTTGTAGCCAGGATTCAGCAGGTTTTAAAACGTTTAATAGATTCTTTCGCAACTGGAAATGTGCTTAAAAACGGAATTCCGGTGGCGATTGTAGGTGAGCCAAACGTAGGGAAGTCTACTCTATTGAATTCCCTTTTAAATGAAGAACGTGCCATTGTTTCTGAAGTTGCCGGTACCACCCGGGATTCTATTGAGGACGAAATGAGTATTGGTGGAGTTGGGTTTAGATTTATTGATACCGCTGGAATCAGGGAAACCGAAGATGTTGTGGAAAGCATCGGAATAAAGCGAACTTTTGAAAAGATTAGTCAGGCGCAGGTAGTTGTTTATCTTTTAAATGCAGAAAAGTTTAAAGCCCAAAGTTCAAAATTCAAGGTTGAAATTAAAAAAATCCACAATCAATTTCCTCAAAAACCACTTGTAGTTATCGCTAATAAAGTAGATCAACTTACAGAAAAGGAGAAAGAGAATTTATTTGAAAATTTAAACGAACTGGAAGGTGCAAGTTTGCAGTTAATTTCTGCCAAAACAGGCGAAGGTGTAGAGGAATTAAAAAGTAAATTACTGGAATTTGTAAACACCGGTGCGCTTAGAAATAATAATACGATAGTAACCAACAGCCGTCACTACAATGCACTTTTAAAAGCACTAGAAGAAATAAATAAAGTAGAGGAAGGCTTGAACAGCGATTTGTCCGGAGATCTATTGGCTATAGATATACGAGAAGCTTTGGAATACTTTGGCGAAATCACTGGGCAGGTCACTAATGATGAGCTACTTGGTAATATCTTTTCAAACTTCTGCATCGGCAAATAA
- a CDS encoding HipA domain-containing protein gives MQNRCLYCYRELADTDLKDFHTNCSVNFFGTEIPPQLEYSLDQMVDLAKNVVERRIAVPGVQPKLSLSFIDNALASENNRLTVVGALGGNYILKPPSEAFAEMPQNEHFTMRMAEGFGIRTVPSSLIRLKSGELAYITKRIDRTLSNEKIHMLDMFQILEAFDKYKGSMEKVGKAIGNYSSNTLLDKLYFFEIAVFSFLTGNNDMHLKNFSLIKRSREWVLSPAYDLLNVAIVNPEDDEELALTLEGKRKKLAKEHFVSLGEKLELNKKQIDGVFKRFINNKKMALSLLESSFLSNEYKQKYSDLLEQRYLKLE, from the coding sequence ATGCAGAATAGATGTTTATATTGTTATAGGGAACTGGCAGATACAGACCTGAAAGATTTTCACACAAATTGCAGTGTAAATTTTTTTGGTACTGAAATTCCGCCTCAGCTAGAATATTCCCTGGATCAAATGGTAGATCTGGCAAAAAATGTGGTGGAAAGAAGAATAGCAGTTCCTGGGGTACAACCTAAACTTTCCTTATCCTTCATCGATAACGCACTAGCATCGGAAAATAACAGGTTAACAGTGGTAGGAGCGCTCGGAGGTAATTATATTTTAAAACCACCCTCTGAGGCTTTTGCTGAAATGCCCCAAAACGAACATTTCACCATGCGAATGGCAGAAGGCTTTGGAATAAGAACGGTTCCTTCAAGTTTAATAAGATTAAAATCTGGAGAGTTAGCTTATATCACAAAGAGAATAGATCGAACACTTAGCAATGAAAAAATTCATATGCTCGATATGTTCCAGATCCTGGAGGCCTTTGACAAATACAAAGGCTCGATGGAGAAAGTAGGCAAGGCAATAGGGAATTATTCCTCCAACACCTTACTCGATAAACTTTATTTTTTTGAAATAGCTGTATTTAGTTTTCTCACGGGGAATAACGATATGCACCTGAAAAACTTTTCTTTAATAAAGCGAAGCAGAGAATGGGTCTTGTCCCCTGCCTATGATCTTTTAAATGTGGCTATAGTTAACCCAGAAGATGATGAAGAGCTGGCACTCACTCTTGAAGGAAAGCGGAAAAAGTTAGCAAAAGAACATTTTGTGAGTCTGGGAGAAAAACTGGAATTGAACAAAAAGCAAATTGATGGAGTATTTAAAAGATTCATTAATAATAAAAAGATGGCACTCTCACTTTTAGAAAGCTCCTTCTTATCAAATGAATACAAGCAAAAATACTCTGATCTATTAGAGCAGCGTTATTTAAAACTGGAATAA
- the gldG gene encoding gliding motility-associated ABC transporter substrate-binding protein GldG, protein MKHQNTYKAVFWLIIALVAINLLAANFFERIDLTRDQRYTLSPAAREIVSDADSPIIIEVFLEGNFPAEFRRLRNETRQMLEEFSAYNSNIKFTFTNPLEESNDAEATAQDFYQRGMPPARVSVQENGKSSEALVFPWAVARLGEKEVQIPLLKNKLGATDEERVSSSVQQLEYAIANALNKLIYPRKKKIAVMRGNGELPDARIASFIKTLQEYYFMAPFTLDSAAVNPQKTLQQLKEYDLILEAKPTQAFSENEKFVLDQYTMSGGKSLWLTEAVAMETDSLLNPSGRAFALPRDLNLGDFFFSYGIRINPVLINDIYSAPIILASGQGNNTRFNPYPWFYSPLTTSPNGHPIINNIEAVKFEYANQIDTLQNKLDKTILLSSSPQTRLEGTPREISLDMVSREPDLASYADGEQPLAVLLEGNFTSVYKNRIKPFEIQNPRDESPETKMLVIADGDVIKNDVQRGEPLELGFERYTGNTYGNKEFLLNAVNYMLDDSGLIDIRSKEINIAFLDDQKAAEEREKWQVINILVPLIILGLFAFGFNYFRKRKYLK, encoded by the coding sequence GTGAAACATCAAAACACATATAAAGCTGTTTTTTGGTTAATCATTGCGCTGGTTGCTATAAATTTATTAGCTGCCAACTTTTTTGAGCGCATAGATCTCACCCGAGATCAACGTTATACCCTTTCTCCCGCTGCACGGGAAATTGTTTCAGATGCTGATTCTCCAATCATTATTGAAGTTTTTTTAGAAGGAAATTTTCCTGCGGAATTTAGACGACTTCGGAATGAAACCAGGCAAATGCTGGAAGAGTTTTCAGCTTATAACAGTAATATAAAATTCACTTTTACCAATCCGTTAGAAGAAAGTAATGATGCTGAAGCTACTGCACAGGATTTTTACCAGAGAGGGATGCCGCCTGCAAGAGTAAGTGTTCAGGAAAACGGTAAAAGTTCTGAAGCTTTGGTTTTTCCCTGGGCCGTGGCCAGGCTTGGTGAAAAAGAAGTGCAAATTCCTCTATTAAAAAATAAACTTGGCGCTACCGATGAAGAGCGGGTTTCCAGCTCGGTACAGCAACTGGAATATGCTATTGCTAATGCCTTAAACAAACTGATTTACCCACGCAAAAAGAAAATTGCAGTGATGCGTGGTAACGGGGAATTGCCCGATGCGCGCATAGCTAGTTTTATAAAAACCCTGCAGGAATATTATTTTATGGCACCGTTTACTTTAGATTCGGCTGCTGTAAATCCTCAAAAAACGCTTCAACAATTAAAAGAATACGATTTGATTCTTGAGGCAAAACCTACCCAGGCTTTTAGCGAAAACGAAAAATTTGTTTTAGATCAATACACGATGAGTGGTGGAAAATCGCTTTGGCTCACTGAAGCTGTAGCGATGGAAACCGATAGTTTGCTGAATCCTTCAGGTAGAGCTTTTGCTTTGCCACGCGATCTAAACTTGGGCGATTTCTTCTTTTCCTACGGAATTAGAATTAACCCGGTTTTAATCAACGATATCTATTCAGCGCCTATTATTCTGGCTTCAGGGCAGGGAAATAATACGCGGTTTAATCCGTATCCCTGGTTTTACAGTCCGTTAACCACTTCGCCCAACGGCCACCCGATAATCAATAATATTGAAGCGGTGAAATTTGAATATGCCAATCAAATTGATACGCTTCAGAATAAGCTTGATAAAACAATTTTATTAAGCAGTTCGCCTCAAACCAGGCTGGAAGGTACGCCTCGTGAAATTAGCCTTGATATGGTAAGTAGGGAGCCAGATTTGGCTTCCTATGCAGATGGTGAGCAACCGCTGGCTGTTTTGCTTGAAGGTAATTTTACTTCGGTTTATAAAAACCGGATTAAACCATTCGAAATTCAAAATCCTCGAGATGAAAGTCCGGAAACTAAAATGCTGGTAATTGCCGATGGAGATGTGATTAAAAACGATGTTCAACGAGGTGAACCGCTGGAACTTGGTTTTGAACGCTATACCGGGAATACTTACGGAAATAAAGAATTTCTTTTGAATGCTGTAAATTATATGCTGGACGATAGCGGACTTATAGATATTCGTAGCAAGGAAATAAATATCGCATTTCTGGACGATCAAAAAGCTGCTGAAGAGCGGGAAAAATGGCAGGTAATTAATATTCTGGTTCCGTTGATTATCCTGGGACTTTTCGCTTTCGGATTTAATTATTTTAGAAAAAGGAAATACCTAAAATAG
- a CDS encoding putative quinol monooxygenase yields the protein MINRIVKMEFDPEKVEKFLSNFEENKKKIRAFGGCYKLQLLQDQHNTNIFFTYSYWVDEPSLERYRNSELFKGVWEKTKVLFNAKPVAWSTTVVSSEG from the coding sequence ATGATAAACAGAATTGTAAAAATGGAATTTGACCCTGAAAAAGTTGAAAAATTCCTTTCTAATTTTGAAGAAAATAAAAAGAAAATTAGGGCGTTTGGTGGTTGTTATAAGCTACAGTTATTACAGGACCAGCACAATACAAATATTTTTTTTACGTATAGTTACTGGGTAGATGAGCCCTCTTTAGAACGTTACCGCAATTCAGAATTATTTAAAGGAGTATGGGAAAAAACCAAAGTGCTTTTTAACGCAAAACCGGTAGCCTGGAGTACTACAGTAGTGAGTAGTGAAGGGTGA
- a CDS encoding ASCH domain-containing protein, whose protein sequence is MNREREKFKSVENLWNDFLIQKPQNKLKEIPISFYFCDNQKDANECAELVGRGIKQATATSLWWFKKNNESLPKIGNQQIVTDWNGNAKAIVETIKIEQVPFNKITKEFAAIEGEGDKSLTYWRRVHKAYYKREMASYPEDFNEEMIIVCEYFKNIYPL, encoded by the coding sequence ATGAATAGAGAAAGAGAAAAATTTAAATCTGTAGAAAATCTATGGAATGATTTTCTTATTCAAAAACCTCAGAATAAATTAAAAGAGATACCAATTTCTTTTTATTTCTGTGATAATCAAAAAGACGCGAACGAGTGTGCAGAATTGGTAGGCAGGGGTATAAAACAAGCTACTGCTACGTCTTTATGGTGGTTTAAGAAGAATAACGAATCTTTGCCCAAAATTGGAAATCAACAAATTGTCACAGATTGGAATGGAAACGCCAAAGCTATCGTCGAAACCATAAAGATAGAGCAGGTTCCTTTCAATAAAATTACTAAAGAATTTGCAGCAATTGAAGGAGAAGGCGATAAATCCCTGACGTATTGGAGAAGAGTTCACAAAGCATATTACAAAAGAGAGATGGCCTCATATCCTGAAGATTTCAATGAGGAAATGATAATAGTTTGCGAATATTTTAAAAATATTTATCCACTCTAA
- a CDS encoding HipA N-terminal domain-containing protein has protein sequence MRQAKINYQEVLAGILTETDDGEYQFQYEIDYANKYPDQFITFTMPVRKETYVEKRLFPFFEGLIPEGWLLDIASKNWKINRNDRMGLLLACCKNCIGAVSVHPIVTENAE, from the coding sequence ATGAGACAGGCAAAAATTAATTACCAGGAGGTGCTAGCAGGTATTTTAACCGAAACCGATGACGGGGAGTATCAATTTCAATATGAAATTGATTACGCTAATAAATATCCAGATCAATTTATCACGTTTACGATGCCGGTTAGAAAAGAAACCTATGTAGAAAAACGGCTTTTTCCTTTTTTTGAAGGCCTTATTCCGGAAGGATGGCTTCTTGATATAGCCTCAAAAAACTGGAAAATTAACCGTAATGACCGAATGGGACTACTTTTAGCTTGTTGCAAAAATTGTATAGGTGCGGTCAGTGTTCACCCAATAGTTACAGAAAATGCAGAATAG
- a CDS encoding VapE domain-containing protein, which yields MKKVESILYHVSEQKKKTIYDFVDEYVSEKYDIRFNEISHEFQISIKESNTWEDFEVNSLLIELAKSNIEINPGKLDIYLRSNLISRFNPIAEYFEKLPKWVGGDHIRNLASFLPTKEPEQFLYHLRKWLVRTVKGALEKNYFNKQCLVLVHSEQNSGKSTWCRFLCPPALSRYFAEDMNTDKDARSQLTRNFIINLDELSVLARREINALKAYFSKTMINERLPYDRKNSILRRTCSFIGSTNRATFLNDETGSVRWLCFELIGKIDFAYSREIDIDKVWAQAYYLAYVDEQFCPELTLEDIVANDERNKTYREASMEEELLAKYYLRSSDPADFKTASDIVLQLNCINPRLNMYYMGRALKALNYERVKQRQGGIYGYLIKPRFKTSPLEI from the coding sequence ATGAAGAAAGTTGAATCCATACTATATCATGTTTCCGAACAAAAGAAAAAAACCATCTATGACTTTGTGGATGAGTATGTGTCTGAGAAATATGATATCCGGTTTAATGAAATATCCCACGAATTTCAGATCTCCATTAAAGAGTCAAACACCTGGGAAGATTTTGAAGTGAATTCTCTGCTTATAGAATTAGCCAAATCAAACATTGAGATCAATCCGGGTAAGTTGGATATTTATCTGCGATCTAACCTGATTTCAAGATTTAACCCGATTGCGGAATACTTTGAAAAACTTCCGAAGTGGGTAGGTGGGGATCATATAAGGAATCTCGCTTCATTTCTTCCCACCAAAGAGCCTGAGCAATTTCTTTATCATTTAAGGAAATGGTTGGTTAGAACAGTTAAGGGTGCACTGGAAAAAAATTATTTCAATAAGCAATGTTTGGTGCTGGTGCATTCGGAACAAAATTCAGGAAAATCTACTTGGTGCCGTTTCCTATGCCCCCCTGCCCTATCCAGGTATTTTGCTGAAGATATGAACACAGATAAAGATGCCAGGAGTCAGCTTACCAGAAACTTCATCATTAATTTAGACGAATTATCTGTGCTGGCTAGAAGAGAAATAAATGCGCTTAAAGCTTATTTCTCTAAAACAATGATCAATGAAAGACTGCCTTATGATCGTAAAAACTCAATCCTGAGAAGGACCTGCAGTTTTATTGGTTCTACAAACAGGGCAACATTTCTAAATGATGAAACCGGTTCTGTGCGTTGGTTATGCTTTGAGCTTATTGGTAAAATTGACTTCGCTTATTCCCGGGAAATAGATATCGATAAAGTATGGGCTCAGGCTTATTACCTGGCATATGTAGATGAACAATTCTGCCCGGAATTGACCCTGGAGGATATTGTTGCAAATGATGAAAGGAACAAGACCTATCGGGAAGCAAGTATGGAGGAAGAATTGCTTGCTAAATATTATCTCAGAAGTTCAGATCCTGCCGATTTTAAAACGGCATCAGATATCGTGCTACAACTCAATTGTATCAATCCACGATTGAACATGTATTATATGGGAAGAGCGCTAAAAGCTCTGAACTATGAAAGGGTAAAACAACGTCAAGGTGGGATATATGGCTACCTGATCAAACCCAGGTTTAAGACCTCTCCTTTAGAAATTTAA
- a CDS encoding SAM hydrolase/SAM-dependent halogenase family protein produces the protein MAIITLTTDFGEKDYFVGAVKGAIYSELKDVRIVDISHSVSPFHISEAAYIIKNAYNSFPKGSIHIIGIDSEFTPENKHLAVLLDDHYFICANNGILSLLASEIKPEKIVEINIHDAIETNFPVLDVFVKVACHLARGGTLEVIGKNINEIKYLKQFEPTINSEKNQIVGHVLYIDNYGNVVTNISRKLFDNVGKGRNYLISARMVTFPKIYEAYSDWINFEVEKENRGEEDGKKLALFNSAGYIELAIYKSNPSTVGSASTLFGLENRDTVTIKFEEK, from the coding sequence ATGGCTATCATTACTTTAACCACCGATTTTGGCGAGAAAGATTACTTTGTGGGAGCGGTTAAGGGAGCTATTTACAGCGAATTAAAAGATGTTAGAATTGTTGATATTTCACATTCGGTTTCCCCATTTCATATTAGTGAAGCCGCTTACATTATAAAAAACGCGTACAATAGTTTTCCCAAAGGCAGTATTCATATCATTGGGATCGATTCAGAGTTTACTCCAGAGAATAAACATTTGGCTGTTTTACTGGACGATCATTATTTTATTTGTGCCAACAACGGGATTTTATCTTTGCTTGCTTCAGAAATAAAGCCTGAAAAAATTGTGGAAATCAATATTCACGATGCTATTGAAACCAATTTTCCTGTTTTAGATGTTTTTGTAAAAGTAGCCTGCCATTTAGCCCGGGGCGGCACCCTTGAAGTTATTGGGAAAAATATTAATGAAATAAAGTACCTGAAACAGTTTGAACCCACTATTAATTCGGAAAAAAACCAGATCGTTGGGCACGTGCTTTATATTGATAACTACGGAAATGTGGTGACCAATATTAGTCGGAAGCTTTTTGATAATGTAGGGAAAGGAAGAAATTATTTAATTAGTGCAAGAATGGTTACTTTTCCGAAGATTTATGAAGCTTATTCCGACTGGATTAATTTTGAAGTTGAAAAAGAAAACAGGGGAGAGGAAGATGGTAAAAAACTCGCCTTATTTAATTCTGCAGGATATATAGAACTGGCAATTTATAAGAGTAATCCTTCTACCGTTGGAAGTGCATCTACACTTTTTGGACTGGAGAACAGGGATACTGTAACTATTAAATTTGAAGAAAAATGA
- the gldF gene encoding gliding motility-associated ABC transporter permease subunit GldF: protein MLAILNKEINSFFSSPIGYLVIGIFLVVCGLFLFVFTGDYNILDNGFSDVKPFFNLAPWIFIFLIPAITMKSFSEEKKQGTMELLLTRPIGFTQLILGKYFGALILVLLAILPSILYVITIHQLGNPVGNFDFGASLGSYLGLIFLGGCYTAIGIFASSLSQNQIIAFIIAVFLCFLSFFAFEGLGNLNLFGSTNYGAEYLGISFHYQSISRGVIDTRDIIYFLSFIIFFLKLTQLRLISIQKNS from the coding sequence ATGCTGGCCATTTTAAACAAAGAAATAAACTCATTTTTTTCATCACCGATCGGTTACCTTGTCATTGGGATCTTTTTGGTGGTTTGTGGCTTGTTTTTATTTGTGTTTACCGGGGATTACAATATCCTGGATAATGGTTTTTCCGATGTAAAACCTTTCTTCAACCTGGCGCCCTGGATTTTTATTTTTCTTATTCCTGCAATTACCATGAAGAGTTTTTCTGAAGAAAAAAAACAGGGAACAATGGAGCTTTTGCTTACCCGCCCTATTGGTTTTACACAACTTATTCTTGGAAAATATTTTGGTGCTTTAATCCTTGTGCTTTTGGCGATTTTACCCAGTATTTTATACGTAATTACCATTCATCAACTGGGAAATCCGGTTGGGAATTTTGATTTTGGAGCAAGCCTTGGTTCTTACCTCGGCTTAATTTTTCTTGGAGGCTGTTATACTGCTATTGGTATTTTTGCTTCTTCGCTTTCTCAAAACCAGATCATCGCATTTATTATCGCAGTTTTTTTATGTTTTCTAAGCTTTTTTGCTTTTGAAGGACTGGGAAATCTAAACCTTTTTGGAAGCACAAATTATGGTGCAGAATACCTGGGAATAAGTTTTCATTACCAAAGTATAAGCAGAGGTGTGATAGACACCCGGGATATTATTTATTTTTTAAGTTTTATAATTTTCTTTCTAAAACTTACACAGTTAAGGTTAATATCAATTCAGAAAAATTCTTAG
- a CDS encoding helix-turn-helix domain-containing protein, whose translation MTFDQACDYTGISRSYMYKLTARGEIPFSKPRGKLIFFSREKLDNWLLNNSHSSKDEIKRGAVEYTFRNKRF comes from the coding sequence TTGACCTTTGATCAGGCCTGTGATTATACAGGGATATCAAGAAGTTACATGTACAAACTTACCGCCAGGGGAGAAATTCCATTCTCTAAACCCAGAGGTAAATTGATCTTCTTCTCTCGTGAGAAACTGGATAACTGGTTATTGAATAATAGTCATTCCTCTAAAGATGAAATTAAACGGGGAGCAGTAGAATATACTTTTAGGAATAAAAGGTTTTAA
- a CDS encoding type II toxin-antitoxin system Y4mF family antitoxin produces MNNLSEFLKQKRKENQLTQEEFAERAGVALTVVRKIEQGKENLNMEKVNQVLKMFGHVLAPVDQNDISQT; encoded by the coding sequence ATGAATAATCTCTCAGAGTTTTTAAAACAAAAGCGAAAAGAAAACCAACTCACCCAGGAAGAATTTGCCGAAAGGGCTGGTGTGGCTTTAACCGTAGTAAGAAAAATAGAACAGGGAAAAGAAAATCTGAATATGGAAAAGGTAAATCAGGTGCTAAAGATGTTTGGACACGTGCTGGCTCCGGTAGACCAAAATGATATTTCTCAAACTTAA
- a CDS encoding DUF4870 domain-containing protein produces MREDNQMLVITHLSQLLDLVTGIGGFIVPLILWLTQKDKVAGMDFHGKMIINFQISMFIYSLLCIPLIFLFGLGIIALIGIAIIMIILPIINAIKVSNGEIPHYPLSIEIIK; encoded by the coding sequence ATGAGAGAAGACAACCAAATGCTCGTCATCACCCACTTAAGTCAGTTGCTGGATTTAGTTACAGGAATTGGCGGCTTTATAGTTCCACTTATCCTATGGCTTACCCAAAAAGATAAAGTTGCAGGGATGGATTTTCACGGAAAAATGATCATCAATTTCCAAATAAGTATGTTTATATACAGCTTATTATGTATTCCACTTATCTTTTTATTCGGACTTGGAATTATCGCTCTTATAGGTATTGCCATCATTATGATTATTCTACCGATAATAAATGCCATTAAAGTAAGCAACGGGGAAATCCCGCATTATCCCTTATCTATTGAGATTATAAAATAA
- the dnaN gene encoding DNA polymerase III subunit beta, whose protein sequence is MKFIVSSSYLLKQLQILGGVINNTNTLPILDNFLFDLKQDELTVSASDLETTMSAKLKVESDSEGKIAVPAKLLLDTLKTFPEQPLTFVAEDNNTIELSSNHGKYALAYADGEEFPNPVELEEPSSTVIEGDILATAISKTIFASGNDDLRPVMSGVFFQFTTEGLTFVATDAHKLVKYQREDVSASQASDFIMPKKPLNLLKGILAGSESEVLIEYNDSNAKFTFDDTQLVCRLIDGKYPNYEAVIPKENPNKLTIERNQFLSSVRRVSIFSNKTTHQVRLKIAGAELNISAEDVDYSNKAEERLTCSYQGDDMQIGFNSRFLTEMLNNLTSDDVQLEMSLPNRAGILTPVDGLDPGEKITMLVMPVMLNN, encoded by the coding sequence ATGAAATTTATTGTATCCAGCAGTTACTTGCTGAAACAGCTTCAGATATTGGGTGGGGTTATTAACAACACCAACACCCTTCCAATTTTAGACAACTTTTTATTCGATCTTAAGCAGGACGAGCTTACGGTTTCTGCCTCAGACCTTGAAACTACAATGTCTGCAAAACTTAAGGTAGAATCAGATTCCGAAGGAAAAATAGCAGTGCCTGCCAAGTTACTTTTAGATACGCTTAAGACTTTTCCCGAGCAGCCCTTAACTTTTGTTGCTGAAGATAATAACACGATAGAATTAAGCTCTAACCACGGTAAATACGCCCTTGCGTATGCCGATGGAGAGGAATTTCCGAATCCGGTGGAATTGGAAGAGCCAAGTAGCACTGTTATAGAAGGAGATATTCTGGCAACTGCAATTAGCAAAACTATTTTCGCTTCAGGAAACGACGATCTTCGTCCTGTGATGAGCGGGGTTTTCTTTCAGTTTACTACCGAAGGGCTGACTTTTGTTGCGACTGATGCACATAAATTGGTGAAATACCAACGTGAAGATGTTTCTGCTTCCCAGGCTTCAGATTTTATTATGCCTAAAAAGCCATTAAATCTTTTAAAAGGAATTTTGGCGGGTAGCGAAAGTGAAGTACTTATAGAATACAACGATTCTAACGCGAAATTCACTTTTGATGATACGCAATTAGTTTGCCGTTTAATTGATGGAAAGTATCCAAATTACGAAGCGGTAATTCCAAAGGAAAATCCGAATAAATTAACCATAGAGCGCAACCAGTTTTTGAGTTCTGTGCGTAGGGTTTCTATTTTCTCTAATAAAACGACGCACCAGGTGAGATTAAAAATTGCAGGTGCCGAATTAAATATTTCTGCAGAAGACGTAGATTACAGCAATAAGGCAGAAGAGCGTTTAACTTGTTCTTACCAGGGCGACGATATGCAAATTGGTTTCAACTCCCGTTTTCTGACTGAAATGTTGAATAATTTAACTTCAGATGATGTTCAATTGGAAATGAGTTTACCAAACCGCGCAGGAATTTTAACACCTGTAGATGGTTTAGACCCGGGAGAAAAAATCACGATGCTGGTTATGCCGGTGATGCTTAATAATTAG